One region of Candidatus Micrarchaeum acidiphilum ARMAN-2 genomic DNA includes:
- a CDS encoding LamG domain protein jellyroll fold domain protein translates to MHARKGRGQIALEFLIVYTVVLLIFLVLFALIASQRAATLYQQQYSEVQLISEDIAGHINQALSSGSGYSTVSLLPTSSSLIPYQLFISSSGVVEVRLNSGQEAVSYSNARNLQINGTLNESGNGVELYEVPTYTGSIRITNFRNTIYIDEQPVTTSYLAGALYVKQKGNQEAATFNGISSYINVSNSQTNYAVTISAWVYFRGSPSLNEQDIFTIWCKSPGPGIRLSAFNKTSTAIVTSSGDLSWPVPADSVPANSWHMVVGEYDPSTGNMSLYLDGAKVNSKSGTTNTHSINVCPYGIGNLDTGSSNSDFFNGSIANVQLYNTTLTKTQVQQLYNEGISGAPVLPENITGWWPLNGNLKDYSGYGDAGFGYNLNYTNVAQEVAHVSTTSGIGEYGAMIGFITSAGYLTSSLQRFLLGFADKNGNFTVLTSSNGSISDNNLTVDAFNGNISTTADLMTWLPLDLGYGNIVYNLGIEDNTGTLLSPRWSGLPNTTSLQAAAFPGDTNNVQDSNVYDGFVTINTTNRLLDVARNDTFTVTAWVYYKGGTPSHMQGIFGDWNYTGYPGFQVVGWGGAGPLIVNASSDVVPWPAGVSSIPKDRWVMVTAQYNGFTGQANVYVNNTLFSSATLPEGLYLTQVIPYYIGDDAWQPGGYDSFNGSIANVQLYAAYLTPAQVSSIYYRGIDSAPLQSAGLVGWWPLDGNANDFSAGGADGKVNYNVTFKNVVFNFTSNDTVKVPYLNAYSFIYGIGIGPWLGTNHDFTASAWFYGTGGGPVVGLSGSATPSGGYAALLSMNSSGYISGSVPGIGSVSYKGNMDHWYLATVTYDAAAGVMYFYVDGQLVGYKTGVYAPGSSANYFTTYVSGAEPTDTPAHFHGYLTDVQIYDTALSPTQVQQIYEQGFPLHSLFNVSSSS, encoded by the coding sequence TTGCATGCAAGGAAGGGAAGGGGCCAGATAGCGCTTGAATTCCTCATAGTATATACAGTAGTGCTGCTCATATTCCTGGTGCTTTTCGCCCTTATTGCAAGCCAGAGGGCGGCAACGCTCTATCAGCAGCAATATTCAGAGGTGCAGCTAATATCCGAAGATATAGCTGGGCACATAAACCAGGCCCTGAGTTCAGGGAGCGGATACAGCACAGTATCGCTGCTGCCCACCAGCTCGTCACTCATACCATACCAGCTTTTTATATCTTCAAGCGGAGTTGTGGAGGTCAGGCTTAATTCAGGGCAGGAGGCAGTATCATACAGCAACGCAAGAAACCTGCAGATAAACGGTACGCTCAACGAATCTGGTAACGGTGTGGAATTGTATGAGGTGCCGACATACACTGGCAGCATAAGGATAACGAATTTCAGGAACACGATATATATTGACGAGCAGCCGGTTACAACAAGCTATCTTGCGGGAGCGCTTTATGTCAAGCAGAAAGGGAATCAAGAAGCTGCAACCTTCAATGGCATAAGCAGCTATATTAACGTCTCGAATTCCCAGACAAACTACGCAGTAACGATATCTGCGTGGGTATACTTCAGGGGATCGCCGAGCCTTAACGAACAGGACATCTTCACAATTTGGTGCAAATCGCCTGGGCCAGGAATAAGGCTTTCTGCGTTCAACAAGACTTCAACAGCCATTGTTACAAGCTCGGGAGACCTGAGCTGGCCCGTGCCTGCAGACAGCGTGCCAGCCAACTCGTGGCATATGGTGGTCGGTGAATATGACCCAAGTACTGGAAACATGTCTCTTTACTTGGATGGGGCGAAAGTAAATAGCAAGAGCGGAACCACAAACACCCATTCAATCAATGTATGCCCATACGGCATAGGCAACCTCGACACTGGCAGCTCAAATTCAGACTTTTTCAACGGCAGCATTGCTAACGTGCAGCTTTACAATACCACACTCACTAAGACGCAGGTGCAGCAGCTTTACAACGAGGGCATAAGCGGGGCACCGGTGCTGCCTGAAAATATAACAGGGTGGTGGCCACTTAACGGTAACCTAAAGGACTACAGCGGCTATGGCGATGCAGGATTTGGCTACAACTTGAACTATACAAACGTTGCCCAGGAAGTGGCGCATGTGTCGACGACATCCGGAATAGGCGAGTATGGAGCCATGATAGGATTTATCACGAGCGCGGGATACTTAACTTCATCCTTGCAGCGATTCCTGTTGGGATTCGCTGATAAAAATGGTAATTTTACTGTGTTAACTTCATCTAATGGCAGCATAAGCGACAACAATCTTACTGTAGACGCGTTCAATGGGAATATATCAACTACTGCAGACCTGATGACATGGCTGCCGCTGGATCTGGGATATGGAAACATAGTTTACAACCTTGGAATCGAAGACAATACCGGAACTCTTTTAAGCCCGAGGTGGAGCGGATTGCCTAACACTACGAGCCTGCAGGCAGCTGCATTTCCTGGGGACACCAACAACGTCCAGGATAGCAACGTGTATGACGGCTTCGTCACCATTAATACCACAAACAGGCTTTTGGATGTCGCAAGAAACGACACGTTTACAGTAACTGCGTGGGTATATTATAAGGGCGGAACGCCTTCGCATATGCAAGGCATTTTTGGCGACTGGAACTACACTGGCTATCCAGGCTTCCAAGTCGTCGGCTGGGGAGGCGCAGGGCCTTTGATAGTAAATGCCAGCAGCGACGTTGTCCCATGGCCTGCAGGGGTGAGCTCCATCCCGAAAGACAGGTGGGTAATGGTTACGGCGCAGTACAACGGATTTACAGGCCAGGCTAACGTATACGTGAACAACACGCTATTTTCAAGCGCAACGCTGCCCGAAGGCTTATACCTTACACAAGTCATACCTTATTACATTGGAGACGACGCATGGCAGCCTGGAGGCTACGATTCTTTCAATGGCAGTATTGCGAACGTGCAGCTTTATGCGGCGTATCTTACGCCTGCACAGGTAAGCAGCATTTATTATAGGGGCATAGATTCCGCGCCGCTGCAGAGCGCAGGGCTTGTTGGCTGGTGGCCCCTGGACGGCAACGCCAACGATTTCAGCGCAGGAGGAGCAGACGGCAAGGTCAACTACAATGTAACATTCAAAAACGTGGTGTTCAACTTTACCAGCAACGATACAGTCAAAGTGCCGTACCTGAATGCGTACAGCTTTATATACGGAATCGGAATAGGTCCATGGCTCGGAACCAACCACGATTTTACCGCATCGGCATGGTTCTACGGAACTGGAGGCGGGCCTGTTGTGGGACTTTCTGGTTCCGCGACGCCATCGGGAGGATACGCAGCGCTTCTTAGCATGAATTCATCCGGCTACATATCCGGCTCGGTTCCGGGAATCGGCAGCGTAAGTTACAAGGGTAACATGGACCACTGGTACCTGGCAACTGTTACATATGATGCAGCGGCGGGTGTCATGTACTTTTATGTAGACGGTCAGCTTGTAGGTTATAAAACAGGGGTATACGCGCCCGGATCCTCAGCAAATTATTTCACGACTTATGTGTCCGGCGCAGAACCGACAGACACGCCGGCGCATTTCCATGGGTACTTGACGGACGTGCAGATTTACGACACCGCGCTTAGCCCCACCCAAGTGCAGCAGATTTATGAGCAGGGCTTCCCGCTGCACAGCCTGTTTAATGTTTCATCTAGCAGTTGA
- a CDS encoding asparaginyl-tRNA synthetase, whose translation MVIMSYTYTSSVPEYVGKKVKLRGWIYRKRTSGGILFLVIRDRTGIVQAAAKKDSIDKRSWDAAEKATIESSIELSGTVKKDERAPTGFEVSVDSFKLTGLSEPFPITEYQSTELLLDKRHLWLRSMKMISIMKARSYIFRYLREFHDKKGFYEITPPLITSVAGETGADMFKVDYFGQEAFLTESSQPYAEAMVYALEKVYSFAPSFRAEKSRTTKHLAEYWHLEMEAAHYNLKKLMDFEERMVGSVAQKLADKNQDILAQLGVDPALLKKIKPPFKRLTYEQAIDLLNQKGKSLKWGDDLGVEEEKLLTEEEDKPVFVMYWPKELKPFYSPINPKDPRTTLSVDLQAPHGHGEIIGASERVWKYDELMDRFHEVEAAKGVKFNIKNYEWYIDLRRYGSVPHAGFGLGTERLIKWLLNLDHIRDAIPFPRMVNRIAP comes from the coding sequence GTGGTAATTATGTCCTATACTTATACCTCTTCGGTCCCAGAATATGTCGGAAAGAAGGTAAAGCTGCGCGGCTGGATATACAGGAAAAGAACAAGCGGCGGAATCCTGTTCTTGGTCATAAGAGACCGCACCGGCATAGTGCAGGCTGCGGCCAAGAAGGATTCCATAGACAAAAGATCATGGGATGCTGCTGAAAAGGCAACAATAGAGTCCAGCATAGAACTTTCGGGCACGGTCAAAAAGGACGAGCGCGCACCCACTGGCTTTGAGGTGTCGGTTGATTCCTTCAAGCTTACTGGCCTGTCAGAGCCGTTTCCAATAACAGAATACCAGAGCACGGAGTTGCTGCTCGACAAAAGGCATCTCTGGCTTAGGAGCATGAAAATGATAAGCATAATGAAGGCAAGGTCCTACATATTCAGGTACCTGCGTGAATTCCACGACAAGAAAGGTTTCTACGAGATAACCCCTCCTCTGATAACAAGCGTGGCCGGGGAGACCGGCGCCGACATGTTCAAGGTAGACTATTTCGGCCAGGAAGCCTTCCTTACAGAGTCCTCGCAGCCATATGCCGAGGCCATGGTGTATGCACTGGAGAAGGTGTATTCGTTTGCGCCATCATTCAGGGCCGAAAAGTCCAGGACGACAAAGCACCTCGCAGAATACTGGCACCTGGAAATGGAGGCTGCGCATTACAATTTGAAAAAGCTTATGGACTTCGAAGAGAGGATGGTGGGCAGCGTAGCCCAGAAGCTCGCTGATAAGAACCAGGACATACTGGCGCAGCTTGGCGTGGACCCTGCTTTGCTCAAGAAGATAAAACCGCCATTCAAGAGGCTGACCTATGAGCAGGCGATAGACCTGCTGAACCAGAAGGGCAAGAGCCTGAAATGGGGCGACGACCTAGGGGTCGAGGAAGAGAAGCTGCTAACCGAAGAAGAGGACAAGCCAGTCTTCGTAATGTACTGGCCAAAAGAGCTGAAGCCTTTCTACTCGCCGATAAACCCGAAGGACCCGCGCACCACCTTGAGCGTAGACCTCCAGGCTCCGCACGGTCATGGAGAAATAATAGGCGCCAGCGAGAGGGTCTGGAAATACGACGAGCTCATGGACAGGTTCCACGAAGTCGAGGCCGCAAAAGGCGTCAAGTTCAACATCAAGAACTACGAGTGGTACATAGACCTGAGAAGATACGGGAGCGTGCCACATGCCGGGTTCGGGCTTGGCACAGAGCGCCTTATAAAATGGCTGCTTAACCTAGACCACATCCGCGACGCCATACCTTTCCCGAGGATGGTGAACAGAATTGCGCCGTAG
- a CDS encoding phosphatidate cytidylyltransferase: protein MGIYVIFAALFAIASGLLAGFHVYFMKGKSRSVEAKSILLLLSVWVLLVGLYGYPGVSISVFLLFALLIPEILVYYYLRSAGKFGLILAFLLVYGALEVSTTQGFQHYIVLPFAIGTLVGFFPEYLKRSTTRARDNKKVEVKRDYVQITFGIIIIAAFGLGGALGFLIAFALILLGYSVNAFALGRPKSAVSDFLGSFERDADFYGSGAMFLAIGTMLVIGIVTGLRFVEFAMVVLFFSDSAATIFGIKFGRTKLYYNKGKTVAGTLAFVLVSCIFGYGLLGYAGIALGIALGIAESLKLRHVDDNILLSVLLGAFYLAGL, encoded by the coding sequence ATGGGCATTTATGTTATATTTGCGGCGCTTTTCGCCATTGCTTCCGGACTTTTGGCAGGCTTCCACGTCTACTTCATGAAGGGCAAATCCAGGTCTGTTGAAGCCAAAAGCATTCTTTTACTGCTCTCGGTTTGGGTCCTCCTTGTTGGGCTTTACGGATATCCGGGCGTATCCATTTCAGTATTCCTGCTCTTCGCACTCCTGATTCCGGAGATACTTGTATATTATTATTTAAGGAGCGCGGGCAAGTTCGGGCTAATTCTCGCTTTCCTGCTGGTCTACGGCGCTCTGGAGGTCTCTACGACCCAGGGGTTCCAGCACTATATCGTGCTGCCTTTTGCAATAGGCACCCTTGTCGGATTCTTCCCGGAGTACCTGAAGCGCAGCACCACGCGGGCCAGAGACAACAAAAAGGTTGAGGTAAAGCGCGATTACGTTCAGATAACGTTCGGCATAATAATAATTGCTGCCTTCGGGCTTGGGGGAGCTTTGGGATTCCTGATTGCCTTCGCCCTTATACTTCTTGGATATTCTGTAAACGCGTTCGCGCTCGGCAGGCCGAAATCTGCGGTCTCAGACTTCTTAGGCAGCTTCGAGAGGGATGCGGACTTCTACGGTTCTGGTGCCATGTTTCTGGCAATAGGCACGATGCTTGTAATAGGCATTGTTACAGGCCTGAGGTTCGTCGAGTTTGCAATGGTGGTGCTTTTCTTTTCTGATTCTGCGGCCACAATATTCGGAATAAAGTTCGGCAGGACAAAACTTTACTATAACAAGGGCAAGACAGTTGCAGGCACGCTGGCTTTTGTGCTGGTATCCTGTATTTTCGGTTACGGGCTGCTGGGATATGCAGGCATCGCCCTTGGTATAGCGCTCGGCATAGCAGAAAGCTTGAAACTTCGGCACGTAGACGACAACATACTCCTTTCTGTGCTGCTGGGCGCATTTTACCTGGCAGGGCTTTAG
- a CDS encoding membrane-like protein — MADKSYEGPFRYIGLFSKNLPSNGALVLILFLISIGAGIVSSVLLHYNLLGTLAEHIIISGLLWGIIAIMLPASLTMLMVKTLKRYIQVRYILFVTIIASFTYAIFAMLASSIYFITGIYSFNILVILLGDAAIFAWWMFVNKMLINKRLNLVPIAIIQPTLNVLFFIPSNNLVFVLREPLNLLIIKLYAGIFVFLLISYMIMYVLDTPLKKSLGFSGIDMFSGFLQNWLFSINMSMAEKDRGSGMDAYADINADVVAFKAGKKLKAILFIPNIHYGPVGTLGSSNFPYMLERYINSRYGCGGFVMHTAVTEDNNAVSSDQYQKVRAALDAGIRSCEPVHAKHFAFAMGRSGSAEIKMFSFGDVAMATFTRGPRVTEDIGAGAAAVFGKMMEERFRYPILIDAHNSRYESAPKEELASVKPNSIAGAEYAAALKACMSDAGRKTERLIFGSAKTELYHALGMPDDLGPGNLNVGFYKFGDLGFAMIHFNANNMAPKLRSAIIRHVEEKFGIRCEVYTTDTHYVNSLGSTASNVLGSKTSYRKLAPVIDKAVEAAILDAETVDVCHSRQVIKRFRVWGANQRDKVMTALSSMIALAKLIIPIIVIAGFLVAAIVISDL; from the coding sequence ATGGCTGACAAATCCTATGAGGGACCTTTTAGGTATATTGGCTTGTTTTCCAAGAACCTTCCCAGCAACGGCGCATTAGTGCTTATCCTTTTCCTAATATCCATAGGGGCTGGCATAGTTTCATCAGTGCTCCTCCATTACAACCTGCTTGGGACACTTGCAGAGCACATAATAATAAGCGGCCTGCTCTGGGGCATCATAGCCATAATGCTCCCTGCCTCTTTGACCATGCTGATGGTAAAGACGCTGAAAAGGTATATACAGGTCAGGTACATACTTTTTGTGACCATCATAGCCTCTTTCACATACGCCATATTCGCCATGCTGGCTTCTTCGATATACTTCATAACCGGGATCTACTCTTTTAACATACTGGTCATACTGCTGGGCGACGCAGCCATATTCGCGTGGTGGATGTTCGTCAACAAGATGCTCATAAACAAGAGGCTGAATCTCGTGCCGATTGCAATCATACAGCCCACTCTCAACGTGCTGTTTTTCATACCTTCGAATAACCTCGTGTTCGTGCTGAGGGAGCCGCTCAACCTGCTGATAATAAAGCTATACGCAGGCATATTCGTGTTCCTCCTTATCAGCTACATGATCATGTACGTGCTTGATACGCCGCTGAAGAAAAGCCTCGGATTCAGCGGCATAGACATGTTTTCAGGGTTCCTGCAGAACTGGCTATTTTCCATAAACATGTCGATGGCGGAAAAGGACAGGGGCTCAGGCATGGACGCATACGCGGACATAAATGCCGATGTAGTGGCATTTAAGGCGGGCAAAAAGCTCAAGGCCATATTATTCATACCTAACATACATTACGGACCTGTTGGCACGCTCGGGAGCAGCAACTTTCCGTACATGCTTGAGAGGTACATAAACAGCAGATACGGCTGCGGAGGATTTGTCATGCATACCGCAGTCACCGAGGACAACAATGCCGTATCTTCGGACCAGTACCAAAAGGTAAGGGCTGCGCTCGACGCAGGAATTAGGAGCTGCGAGCCAGTGCATGCAAAGCATTTTGCATTTGCTATGGGAAGGTCAGGCAGCGCCGAGATAAAGATGTTTTCGTTTGGCGATGTTGCAATGGCCACATTTACGCGAGGGCCTAGGGTGACTGAGGACATAGGTGCAGGCGCGGCTGCAGTGTTTGGAAAGATGATGGAAGAGCGCTTCAGGTACCCGATACTAATAGATGCGCACAATTCCAGGTACGAGTCGGCTCCGAAGGAAGAGCTCGCATCAGTAAAGCCCAATTCCATTGCGGGTGCGGAATATGCGGCGGCGCTGAAAGCCTGCATGTCTGATGCAGGCAGGAAGACGGAAAGGCTGATCTTCGGATCGGCAAAAACAGAGCTTTACCACGCACTGGGCATGCCTGACGACCTTGGACCAGGAAACCTCAATGTGGGATTTTACAAGTTCGGAGACCTTGGATTTGCAATGATTCATTTCAACGCCAATAACATGGCCCCGAAATTGAGGTCTGCGATAATAAGGCATGTCGAAGAGAAGTTCGGGATTAGATGCGAGGTGTATACCACAGACACCCACTACGTGAATTCACTTGGATCCACTGCCAGCAACGTGCTTGGCAGCAAGACAAGCTACAGGAAGCTCGCACCCGTAATAGACAAGGCAGTAGAAGCCGCAATCCTCGACGCCGAGACGGTTGATGTATGCCATTCCAGGCAGGTAATAAAGAGGTTCAGGGTATGGGGTGCGAACCAGAGGGACAAGGTGATGACTGCGCTCAGCTCGATGATAGCGCTGGCCAAGCTCATAATACCGATAATCGTGATTGCTGGATTCCTTGTTGCTGCGATAGTTATATCCGACTTATAG
- a CDS encoding undecaprenyl diphosphate synthase, producing MESNIEAIPENVGLIPDGNRRWAKTHKMDLLRGYDAGINKFLDFSLWLRDFGAKTLTVWALSTENIKNRKKNELNALYKLYIKTTKDKRALGIIRDNKVKIRVIGNMNLLPDKVRNALKGLEHDTRNNKGFKINLLIGYGGRDDIIYAFKKFYAHAMKIGRRIAVNEDVLRSSLRTYAVPDPDLVIRTSGEMRLSGFLPWQTAYSELYFAEKYWPEFQIDDLKKALTEFQKRKRRYGK from the coding sequence ATGGAGAGCAATATTGAGGCAATACCGGAAAACGTAGGATTGATACCTGATGGTAACAGGCGATGGGCCAAGACCCACAAGATGGACCTCCTTAGAGGCTACGATGCGGGCATAAACAAGTTTCTTGACTTCAGCCTCTGGCTAAGGGATTTCGGCGCAAAAACGCTAACAGTATGGGCGCTCTCTACCGAGAACATAAAGAACAGGAAAAAGAACGAACTGAACGCACTTTACAAGCTCTACATAAAGACGACGAAGGATAAAAGGGCGCTCGGAATAATAAGAGACAATAAGGTAAAGATAAGGGTAATAGGAAACATGAACCTGCTTCCGGACAAGGTTAGAAATGCGCTGAAGGGGCTTGAGCACGACACGCGCAACAACAAGGGCTTCAAGATAAACCTGCTCATAGGATACGGAGGCAGGGACGACATAATATACGCATTTAAGAAGTTTTATGCACATGCGATGAAAATCGGCAGGCGGATTGCAGTGAATGAGGACGTCCTGCGCTCCAGCCTGAGGACGTACGCCGTGCCTGATCCGGACCTTGTCATAAGGACTTCGGGAGAGATGAGGCTGTCCGGATTTCTGCCATGGCAGACCGCCTACTCTGAACTTTATTTTGCTGAGAAGTACTGGCCTGAGTTTCAAATTGACGACCTCAAAAAAGCGCTAACGGAATTCCAAAAGAGAAAAAGGAGATATGGAAAATGA
- a CDS encoding AAA ATPase central domain protein — MDFDELFALDSIDQIVGNAPSMRSLAEYCIEVENGGSPKPLMVYGPSGVGKSAAARLLAKSKGWNIVEKNASDYRDKDSISKLIASAAISRNLFGSRNIIIMDEIDELNSRFDKGAQAAISELVAKSKNPIIFIANDMWDQSISFLRGKTTPVQFKKLAKPEVALALKNLRARHKLDIDDDFIEAIASRSDGDVRSAINDTIALLGAKSESAMDSIGTRDKKYDIFKVLDSIFFSNTMAMPMKSVSSSDVSMDMLINWIEENIPRRYYAQDMPGAFDCLSKASEYLSKATRKQYYTYWRYASALMSSGVALSKSSYPKNFQRYEFPKSIKYLSQSRQERQSSSKIIAKLQRKIKTNRRTIGTIYLPLISSMLSNEIKSGAKKSAVVESAMRTFGLDDKEAESLVAA; from the coding sequence ATGGACTTCGATGAGCTTTTTGCCCTTGACTCGATAGACCAAATTGTCGGGAACGCACCGTCGATGCGGAGCTTGGCAGAGTACTGCATTGAAGTAGAGAACGGCGGCTCTCCAAAACCTCTAATGGTCTACGGCCCGTCCGGCGTGGGGAAGAGCGCCGCCGCAAGGCTGCTCGCCAAGTCGAAGGGCTGGAACATCGTAGAAAAAAATGCAAGCGATTACCGCGACAAGGACTCCATATCGAAGCTTATCGCATCAGCCGCAATATCGAGAAACCTGTTCGGAAGCAGGAACATAATAATAATGGATGAGATAGACGAGCTAAACTCCAGGTTTGACAAGGGCGCCCAGGCGGCCATAAGCGAGCTGGTAGCCAAGTCAAAGAACCCTATAATATTCATCGCAAATGATATGTGGGACCAGAGCATATCATTCCTCAGGGGAAAGACAACTCCTGTTCAGTTCAAGAAGTTGGCAAAGCCGGAGGTCGCGCTAGCGCTAAAAAACCTCAGGGCCAGGCACAAGCTAGACATAGACGATGATTTCATAGAAGCCATAGCTTCAAGATCCGACGGCGACGTCAGAAGCGCCATAAACGACACGATAGCGCTGCTTGGTGCAAAATCGGAAAGCGCTATGGACTCGATAGGCACAAGGGACAAAAAATACGACATATTCAAGGTTCTTGACTCCATATTCTTCTCGAATACGATGGCCATGCCCATGAAGTCCGTATCAAGTTCTGACGTGTCAATGGACATGCTGATAAACTGGATAGAGGAGAACATTCCAAGGAGATACTACGCTCAGGACATGCCAGGCGCGTTCGACTGCCTGTCAAAGGCGTCCGAATATCTGTCCAAGGCTACGCGCAAGCAGTACTACACCTACTGGAGATACGCAAGCGCGCTCATGAGCAGCGGCGTGGCGCTTTCAAAGTCGAGCTACCCGAAAAACTTCCAGCGCTACGAATTCCCTAAATCCATAAAGTACCTGAGCCAGTCAAGGCAGGAGCGCCAATCAAGCTCTAAGATAATAGCGAAGCTGCAGCGCAAGATAAAGACCAACCGCAGGACAATAGGGACGATATACCTGCCCCTGATAAGCTCTATGCTGTCGAACGAAATAAAGTCCGGCGCAAAGAAATCCGCTGTGGTAGAATCCGCGATGCGCACGTTTGGGCTGGACGACAAAGAAGCTGAATCCCTAGTTGCCGCGTAG
- a CDS encoding Radical SAM domain protein, producing the protein MAFENKPMLVFWELTKACPLCCIHCRADAIASPAEGQMDTKSGMNLINQIASFGNPPPIIVFTGGDPMMRADLGTLISYASSKGIKSAVAPAVSQNLDKKALYQLKEFGVSSISVSLDSSRAELHDSIRGVKGTYARTIDAIEYALEIGLGVQINTVVMKQNVLELPAIFQLIKSLGVQIWEVFFLIATGRGNSASDMDPEYYESVCNFLYDASQYGMLVRTVEAPFIRRIAVQRKEEGPYWTSKIYEAMRSELFLRCGVPKGKTSILQRGTLDGDGIIFVSHDGAVSPGGFLPVVLGNVKSSSIIDIYRGNKDLLSIRGRKFSGPCGECDYKYACGGSRARAFSYNKDMLGSDPACVFAAEMSHFKKPAGAMP; encoded by the coding sequence ATGGCATTCGAGAACAAGCCTATGCTCGTATTCTGGGAGCTTACAAAAGCATGTCCATTGTGTTGTATCCATTGTAGGGCAGACGCTATAGCTTCGCCAGCCGAGGGACAGATGGATACCAAATCCGGAATGAATCTGATAAACCAGATTGCGTCATTTGGAAATCCGCCACCCATCATAGTTTTTACTGGCGGCGATCCAATGATGCGGGCTGATCTAGGCACTCTCATTTCCTACGCTTCAAGCAAAGGTATCAAATCCGCAGTTGCGCCTGCAGTATCGCAGAATCTGGACAAAAAAGCCTTATACCAGCTCAAAGAATTCGGAGTTTCTTCGATATCTGTGAGTCTTGACAGCAGCCGCGCTGAACTACACGATTCGATAAGAGGTGTAAAAGGGACATATGCCAGGACAATAGACGCGATTGAATATGCATTAGAGATAGGCCTAGGCGTGCAGATCAATACTGTGGTGATGAAACAGAATGTGCTGGAACTTCCTGCAATATTCCAGCTTATCAAGAGTCTCGGCGTGCAAATCTGGGAAGTTTTTTTCCTAATAGCCACAGGAAGGGGCAATAGTGCCAGTGACATGGATCCCGAATACTACGAAAGCGTGTGCAATTTCTTGTACGACGCCTCGCAATATGGGATGCTGGTTCGGACCGTTGAAGCCCCGTTCATAAGACGCATCGCCGTGCAGAGGAAGGAAGAAGGTCCATATTGGACAAGCAAAATATACGAGGCGATGCGCTCTGAGCTGTTTTTAAGGTGCGGCGTACCAAAAGGGAAGACCTCGATACTGCAGCGCGGCACGCTTGACGGAGATGGTATAATATTTGTTTCGCATGACGGTGCTGTCAGTCCCGGCGGATTTCTACCTGTTGTACTGGGGAACGTAAAAAGTTCCAGCATCATTGACATTTATAGGGGAAACAAAGATCTCCTAAGTATCCGGGGCAGAAAATTTTCAGGGCCGTGTGGAGAATGTGATTATAAATATGCCTGTGGCGGAAGCCGTGCCAGGGCATTTTCCTATAACAAAGATATGCTTGGCTCTGATCCCGCCTGCGTATTTGCCGCAGAAATGTCACACTTTAAAAAGCCTGCAGGGGCAATGCCATAG
- a CDS encoding cytidylate kinase, putative has product MAGKTIIIFGFSGSGKSTAANALGELLKLRVIHPSSILRNIIEKREVDTKNTVHNEGFWESPEGMDMFIGRLNDKVPPDVASDRIILREAKKGDVVIDSWSLPWLAKVGIKIYLKADAATRARRVALRDHIPYRTALKAIGIKDEGTRKLFKRVYGFDIKKDMQVFDSIISTRGKSRNEVIEEIMGIINSKSES; this is encoded by the coding sequence ATGGCAGGCAAGACAATTATAATATTTGGGTTTTCAGGATCTGGGAAATCAACAGCCGCAAACGCACTTGGCGAACTGCTTAAGCTCAGGGTGATACACCCTTCGAGCATACTGAGGAATATCATTGAAAAAAGAGAAGTGGATACCAAAAACACTGTGCATAACGAAGGCTTCTGGGAGAGTCCGGAAGGAATGGATATGTTTATCGGCCGACTAAACGATAAGGTGCCTCCCGATGTTGCTTCTGACAGGATAATCCTGCGGGAGGCTAAGAAGGGCGATGTAGTCATAGACAGTTGGAGCCTGCCATGGCTGGCCAAGGTCGGCATAAAAATTTATCTGAAAGCAGACGCAGCGACAAGGGCAAGGCGGGTGGCACTGCGCGATCACATCCCATACAGAACTGCATTAAAGGCAATAGGAATAAAGGACGAGGGCACCAGAAAACTTTTCAAAAGGGTCTACGGATTCGACATAAAGAAGGACATGCAGGTATTCGATTCAATCATCTCAACCCGTGGCAAAAGCAGAAATGAGGTTATTGAAGAAATTATGGGCATAATAAATTCAAAAAGTGAATCGTGA